The genomic interval CGCCCATCTGCTGTTGGAGCGTCCGGGTCTGGCCGACCAACCGCTCGAACCGGGCGTCCTGCTCGTCGGTCAGGCTGCGGTCGGCCTCCGAGCGAATCGAATCGAAGCGCGATTCGAGTTCGCTCGAACGCTGTCGATACGTCGAGTCGTTGACCTCGCCAGCCTCGTACGACCGGTTGAGTCCGTCGTACTCGCGCTGGACCTCGCGGGTCTCGTCGAGCATGACCGTGAGGTTCTCGACGGTGGCGTTGAGACGCGCCCGGTCGCGTTCGAGTTCCGCGCCGTCCTCGCGGAGTTCGTCGGCGCGCTCCTGCTGGATTGCGGCGGTCGCGACGACGTTCGAGATGCCCGACGACTGGGTGTCGTCGGCCAGCGTCCGGTTTACGGTTGCGTTGTCCCGGAGCGACCGCTGGATTTCGAGCGACTCCACCAGCGCGTCCTTCGAGAGGACGTTGTCCCCCCGGAGTATGAGTTGGACGGTCGTGGTGTTGTCGTCGCCCGACGAGAAGTTCTCCTCGGCGTAATCGAGTTTGTCGGCGGCCGTGCTGTCGCTCTGGAACTGATCGAGCGACGACGACTGCTCGATCATCGGCGCGCCCGCCCCGACCGCGAGGGTCAGGACGAGCAGGACCGCGATGACCACGCGACTGTGCTCGGTGACGACCGCGAAGAGGTCGCTGGCTCTCACCGCGCGACCCTCCGCGTGGGTGTGTCCCTTGACATGCTATCGAGTCTGTTGTTAGAAGACTACTAACAGCAGGCGCATAAAGAATCCGGATTCCGACCGGCGGGCCGTCGGGGCGCGTTCGACGCCGTTCGGCGTCGAACGCGCCCCGGTCGATACTCGCGGTCGGTCGCTTCTCGTGACCAGACTGCTTCGCGCGACCGCGCCACGTCTCGCGACCGGGCCGGGACACTCGCGCCGCGCGGCGCGAGTGTCCCGGGACCGACCCATCCGGGCCCCTCGGCTCGGAGGACCCACCACCGAGAGACTCACGACTGGCGGGCGTCGGTCGGCGAAGAAAAATCGGGTAGCTAACGGGCGTCGGTCGGCGACTTACTCCAGCGCGTCGACCGGGTTCAGGAAGCCAGCGCCGTAGTAGGTCTTGTCGAACTCCTCGACGGTGTCGGCGCTGTTCTTGAGGGCCTGACGCACCTGATTCGCGTTGTACTTGGGGTTCTGTGCCGCGACCAGTGCGGCGGCGCCCGCGACCTGCGGCGCGGCCATCGAGGTCCCGGCGAGCCAGCCGTAGGAGTACGCCGCGCCCAGATACGAACCGTCGTCGTCGAAGACGGGTTCGGCGAGGGTGTTGTACACCAAGTCGTAGTAGTAGCCGGGGACGCCGTCCTCTGCGGCTTCGGGGTCGTAGTTGCCGCCGGGCGCGGCCACGTCGATTTCGTTGGTCCCGTAGTTGGTGTAGACCGAGGGCGTGTACTCGGGGCTTTCGAGGCCCTCGTCGCCCCAGTTGAATCCGATGGGGCCGGTCGCGCTGACCGACAGCACGTTCGCGGCCTCGTTGGGCAGGCTGATGACGTCGCTGTCGTGCTGGAGGTCGGCGGCGTCGTTCCCGGCCGACGCGACTAGCAGGGTGCCCTGACTGTTGGCGTAGGTCGTCGCGCGGTTGAGTACCTTGCCGTAGAAGCTCCCCTGACCCTGTCGGGCCACGGGGTACGCCCCGAGGCTCATGTTCGCGGCGTCACAGCCGATGGACGCGCTGTAGACGATGGCGGCCACGATGTCGGCGAACGACGCCCCTCCGGTCGGGGAGAAAACCCGGCAGTCGACGATCTCGGTGGCGGGCGCGGTCCCGACGACGCCCTCGTCGTTGCGGTCGTCGGCCGCGACGATGCCCGCGACGTGGGTGCCGTGGTAGCCGCCGTACGGACCGCCCGCGCCGTAACCGTCGCCCGTGAAGTCCCGCGAGAGGTCGGTGTTGACCGCGTGTTCGAGGTCGGGGTGGCCCGCCGCGACGCCGGAGTCGACAATCGCCACGCGCGTGTCCTCGCCGCGGGTGACCTCGTGGGCCTCCGGGACGTTCTGGACCTGCTTGTCCCACTGGATTCCGTACCCGGGCTCGTCGGTCGCGTCCTCCTCGGCCGTGACGGGCGCGTCCTCGCCGACCGGCAGGTCGAGCGAGTAGACGCTGTCGGCGGCGTACGCCGAGCCGAGCGACTCGACGTCGGATTCTTCCCCGCTGACGACCAGCAGGTCGATCTCGCTCACGTCGTGGACGACTTCGAGTCCCGCCGACTCGGCCTCGGACGCCGAGACCTTCTTCGCGTCCACGAGGAACCGCTCGCTGGACGCCGCGGCAGTGACCGTACTGCCGAGCGCGATTCCGCCGAGTGCTGTGCCGCTCACCTTCAGAAACGACCGTCGTGAATAACCGGCCATAAGAAATTTACACTACTTCTTCGGTTATAATACCTTTGGTATAGGTTTACATTACCAAGAACTCGGGGGAACCTACCGGGAGTTTCCGGCACCGACCGAACGTCGCGAGAGCCGACGGCTCCGGTACCCGCGAGTCGTTCGTAGCGATTCCGGGGTACCCACCACTCATTTGTATCGGGTCTGAGTATAGTCAGGTGATGAACTCGCTCGAAGTCCTCGCCCGTATAGTCGCGGGTGTGTTCCTGATACTGGCGAACGGCTTTTTCGTCGCCATCGAGTTCGCGTTGACCCGGGCCCGACAGTACACCGAGGAGGAGTTCGTCGGCGACAACCCCGGGCTCCAGCGCGCGTGGGAGATGACCCAGAACCTCGAGATATACCTCACCACCTGTCAGGTCGGCATCACGGCGTCGAGCATCGCGGTCGGTATCGTCGCCGAACCCGCGCTGGCGGCCGTCTTCGAACCCCTGTTCGCGAACACCGCGCTGGCCGGTATCGGGACGGGCGCGGTCATCGCGTTTCTCATCATCAACCTCGTCCACCTGACCCACGGCGAGCAGACCCCGACGTACCTCGGGGTCGAGCGCTCCCGGATGGTGTGTCGGTACGGCGCGACCCCGCTGTACTGGTTCAACTGGCTCATCTCGCCGCTCATCACGCTCGGCGACGGCGTCGCGAAGTGGACGCTCAGGCTGTTCGGCATCGAGATGACCGGGGCGTGGCTCGAAACCGAGGAGGACGTCATCGAGTCGCGGGCCGACCTCCGCACCGAACTCGGGTCGGTGCTCGAACGCGGCGACCTGCCCGAGGACCGCCGCGACGAGGTGATGAACGCGTTCCGAATCGGCGACCAGTCGGTGCGCGAGACGATGGTCCCGCCCGACGAGATCGTCGCGCTCTCGACCGAGGTCGACTCCGAGGAGAACTTCCGGCGGATGGAAGAGCGCCCCCAGACCCGGTATCCGCTGGTGGGCGAGGAACTGACCGACTTCCGGGGTATCGTCTACGTTCCCGTCTTCATGCGCCATCGCGAGGAACTGGCGTCCGGCGACATCGACTTCGCGGAACTCGCCGCGCCGCCGATGACGCTCTCGCCCGACACCGACGTGAGCGACGCGATAGACCAGTTCCAGACCGAAAATCAGGAACTCGCGCTCGTGGTCGAGGACGGCGCGGTCGTGGGGCTGGTGACCGTGACCGACCTGCTGGAGTCGGTCACGGGCGAGATCGAGGACCCGCTCGACAGGGAACAGGCCGCCGCGTCCGAGGACTGAACCCGGTCGCTCGTCTGCTACCCTTGCGCGACGACCGAGCTATCCCCGAACGGTTCCGACCGACAGGTCCGCGAGCGTCCCCTCGACCGAGTAGGCGGGCGTCTCGACCTCGACCGTGGAGTCGGGACCCACGTCGTGGAACGTGAGGTGGAGTTCGTAGGTGCCGTCGTCGGTGATGCCGGTGGCCTCGGTCTGGCCCGTCGGGTCGTGGTAGGCCCAGGCGTCGTCGCGGGCGTAGTTCGGGTCGGTCTCGCCGCGGATGACCCAGCTCTCGGGTCGCTCGTCGATGTCCTCGCCCTGCATCGGGTAGTCCCGGTCGTGCCACTCCCAGAAGCCCTCGTCGATGATGTACACCTCCTCGTAGCCAGCGTCGATGAGCCTCGCCGCGCGGATGCCCGAGAGGTGGTGGGGACACCCGCAGTAGGCGACGATGCGGTCGTCCTTCGGCCAGTCCGTCACGGCGTCGGCGTCGTCGGACAGCGCCGACTCTTCGGCGGGACTCAGTACCGCGCCGTCGACTCGCGACGCCTTGTACTGCTTCTCGCCGCGGGCGTCGGCGAACCGCGCCTCCCGCCGCGCGTGCCAGTACTTGGCGACGTCCACCGGGACCAACGGTACCTCGACG from Halorussus salilacus carries:
- a CDS encoding S8 family serine peptidase, whose amino-acid sequence is MSGTALGGIALGSTVTAAASSERFLVDAKKVSASEAESAGLEVVHDVSEIDLLVVSGEESDVESLGSAYAADSVYSLDLPVGEDAPVTAEEDATDEPGYGIQWDKQVQNVPEAHEVTRGEDTRVAIVDSGVAAGHPDLEHAVNTDLSRDFTGDGYGAGGPYGGYHGTHVAGIVAADDRNDEGVVGTAPATEIVDCRVFSPTGGASFADIVAAIVYSASIGCDAANMSLGAYPVARQGQGSFYGKVLNRATTYANSQGTLLVASAGNDAADLQHDSDVISLPNEAANVLSVSATGPIGFNWGDEGLESPEYTPSVYTNYGTNEIDVAAPGGNYDPEAAEDGVPGYYYDLVYNTLAEPVFDDDGSYLGAAYSYGWLAGTSMAAPQVAGAAALVAAQNPKYNANQVRQALKNSADTVEEFDKTYYGAGFLNPVDALE
- a CDS encoding rhodanese-like domain-containing protein; this translates as MKRRTFLATGAASLTAVAGCLGGGGGDELPVTPSDGDLDGYPPEYDDVPDERDVDTSSFSTTTQKGVEVPLVPVDVAKYWHARREARFADARGEKQYKASRVDGAVLSPAEESALSDDADAVTDWPKDDRIVAYCGCPHHLSGIRAARLIDAGYEEVYIIDEGFWEWHDRDYPMQGEDIDERPESWVIRGETDPNYARDDAWAYHDPTGQTEATGITDDGTYELHLTFHDVGPDSTVEVETPAYSVEGTLADLSVGTVRG
- a CDS encoding hemolysin family protein yields the protein MNSLEVLARIVAGVFLILANGFFVAIEFALTRARQYTEEEFVGDNPGLQRAWEMTQNLEIYLTTCQVGITASSIAVGIVAEPALAAVFEPLFANTALAGIGTGAVIAFLIINLVHLTHGEQTPTYLGVERSRMVCRYGATPLYWFNWLISPLITLGDGVAKWTLRLFGIEMTGAWLETEEDVIESRADLRTELGSVLERGDLPEDRRDEVMNAFRIGDQSVRETMVPPDEIVALSTEVDSEENFRRMEERPQTRYPLVGEELTDFRGIVYVPVFMRHREELASGDIDFAELAAPPMTLSPDTDVSDAIDQFQTENQELALVVEDGAVVGLVTVTDLLESVTGEIEDPLDREQAAASED